A region from the Kineothrix sp. IPX-CK genome encodes:
- a CDS encoding nitrogenase component 1, with product MGNIDLQIPEVSIREIRLGSITGFQGGAEELVKSSRCGLRDKSRSFSQCLGCSTSQAACMVILVQDAAVISHGPVGCSSCFHEFAFTYRVNSPLRGVENPTQRKVFSTNLQETDTVYGGGQKLAEGIREVYERTHPNAVFVLTTCAAGIIGDDVESVCNEAEEELGVPVVAIFCEGFRSKVWTTGFDASYHGIARKLIKPAREKRDDIVNVINFWGSDIFKDWFEAFGVKPRYITPYSTVEDLSRASEAAATIQICPTLGSYLGAALEQEFGVPEIKTAPPYGIAQTDRWFRELGKILHKEEEAQRLIADKKEEYLPRIEELRQKLKGKSAYVTAGAAHGHALLSLLGELGMKAKGAAIFHHDPLYDSGSEEGDLLAQRVKDYGDVPNFNICNKQEFELVNMLNRLQPDVLLARHGGMTLWGAKLGIPSLLVGDEHYSMGYEGIVRYGERIVETLENNEFVKNLEKHAINPYTKWWLQQEPYTFLEGGNVQ from the coding sequence ATGGGAAACATAGATTTACAGATACCGGAGGTATCGATCAGGGAAATACGCCTGGGTTCCATTACGGGCTTTCAGGGGGGCGCAGAGGAACTGGTAAAAAGCTCCCGGTGCGGACTAAGGGATAAAAGCAGATCTTTTTCCCAGTGTCTTGGATGCTCCACATCGCAGGCGGCATGTATGGTTATTTTAGTTCAGGATGCGGCTGTTATCAGCCATGGGCCGGTAGGCTGCTCATCCTGCTTTCATGAGTTCGCATTTACTTATAGGGTGAATTCTCCCCTTCGCGGTGTTGAGAATCCGACACAGCGCAAGGTTTTTTCCACCAATCTTCAGGAAACGGATACCGTTTACGGAGGGGGACAGAAATTAGCTGAAGGTATCCGGGAGGTTTATGAAAGAACGCACCCTAACGCTGTGTTCGTATTGACTACCTGCGCTGCCGGAATCATCGGCGATGACGTGGAAAGCGTGTGCAATGAGGCTGAGGAGGAGCTGGGTGTTCCTGTGGTAGCTATTTTCTGTGAAGGCTTCCGTTCCAAGGTATGGACTACCGGCTTTGACGCCAGCTATCACGGCATTGCGAGAAAGCTCATAAAACCTGCCAGAGAAAAGAGAGATGATATCGTGAACGTCATCAATTTCTGGGGTTCCGATATTTTTAAAGACTGGTTTGAAGCCTTCGGGGTAAAACCCCGGTATATCACTCCCTATTCCACTGTAGAGGACTTATCCAGAGCCTCCGAAGCTGCGGCAACCATTCAAATTTGTCCGACCTTGGGTTCCTATCTGGGAGCTGCTCTGGAGCAGGAATTCGGCGTCCCGGAGATTAAGACGGCTCCGCCTTACGGCATAGCCCAAACGGACCGCTGGTTCAGAGAACTTGGAAAAATCCTTCATAAAGAGGAAGAAGCGCAGCGGCTGATCGCTGACAAAAAAGAGGAATACCTTCCCAGAATAGAAGAACTGCGGCAGAAGCTGAAAGGAAAATCAGCTTATGTGACGGCTGGAGCAGCTCATGGCCATGCGCTTTTGTCCTTGCTGGGCGAGCTGGGAATGAAGGCAAAAGGAGCTGCTATCTTCCACCATGACCCTCTTTATGACAGCGGCAGCGAGGAAGGCGATTTGCTGGCGCAGCGGGTAAAAGATTATGGCGATGTTCCCAATTTCAACATATGTAATAAGCAGGAATTTGAACTGGTAAATATGCTGAACCGCTTACAGCCGGATGTCTTGCTGGCAAGGCACGGAGGTATGACACTTTGGGGAGCGAAGCTGGGAATTCCGTCACTGCTTGTCGGAGATGAACATTACAGCATGGGTTATGAAGGAATCGTGCGCTACGGAGAGCGCATCGTAGAAACATTAGAAAATAACGAGTTTGTTAAGAATCTTGAGAAGCATGCCATCAATCCCTATACGAAATGGTGGCTGCAGCAGGAACCGTATACTTTTTTAGAAGGAGGTAATGTGCAGTGA
- a CDS encoding GNAT family N-acetyltransferase, which translates to MNDYKTGFMIRAGEEKDAGLIMSMIRELAVFEGLDHEITATVEDIRKSLFEKTQAEIIIGWLKEEPVAFALYFYNYSTFLGKAGVYLEDLYVREKYRKQGFGKEMLRYLARTAVERRCERLDWLCLDKNAPAIEFYKNLGAHVLDDRRVFRMSGDRLSRFAGV; encoded by the coding sequence ATGAATGATTACAAAACCGGGTTTATGATTCGGGCCGGAGAAGAAAAGGATGCCGGATTGATTATGTCTATGATTCGCGAGCTGGCAGTTTTCGAGGGACTCGACCATGAAATTACTGCAACGGTCGAAGATATAAGAAAATCGCTATTTGAAAAAACACAGGCGGAAATAATCATCGGATGGCTGAAAGAGGAACCGGTCGCGTTTGCATTGTATTTCTATAATTATTCTACCTTTCTCGGGAAGGCGGGGGTGTATCTGGAAGACTTGTATGTCAGAGAGAAGTACAGAAAGCAAGGCTTCGGAAAAGAAATGCTCCGCTATCTGGCCCGAACGGCAGTAGAACGCCGGTGTGAAAGACTCGACTGGCTATGTTTGGATAAAAATGCCCCGGCTATTGAATTTTATAAAAACCTTGGAGCACATGTACTGGACGACAGGCGGGTATTTCGCATGAGCGGGGATAGGCTTTCGCGGTTTGCCGGAGTATAA
- a CDS encoding O-acetylhomoserine aminocarboxypropyltransferase/cysteine synthase family protein produces the protein MSFEFDTLKVQAGYEASQHNNAVSVPIYQTAAFTLGDSYRADRLFSFSEEDPIYTRLSNPTVDVLEKRIAALHGAAGAIALASGMAAVSYTLLNVAGKGGHILTTARLYGGTVDSFGHLLPDLGIQIDIVENPDDTEEFRKKLTPDTKAIFIESLTNPFATIPDFEVIAQIAHSHKIPLIVDNTLATPYLFNPFTYGADIVVYSATKAFSGHGNVIAGVVVESGKFNYDNGNFPHFEKPLWFLRDGQGKERSILQVFPDIPFTGRLRAVHLNYLGAALSPFDAYLVLLGLETISERVDKQVSNTRAVLQYLEKTEYVSWVRYPYAEGNPYKILADRYFPKGAGSVLSFGFRGTDEQKRKFLASTKIFGYQANIGDARSLIINPAETTHVELTQEQRELVGLGSETIRLSLGLESAADLIADLEQAFIVAFELGTAVEDEENE, from the coding sequence ATGAGTTTTGAATTCGATACATTGAAGGTTCAGGCGGGATATGAAGCATCACAGCATAACAATGCGGTATCCGTACCGATTTATCAGACTGCGGCTTTTACGCTTGGAGACAGTTACCGTGCCGACCGGTTATTTTCTTTTTCGGAGGAGGATCCTATCTACACGAGGCTTTCTAATCCGACGGTGGATGTCTTGGAGAAACGCATAGCGGCGCTGCATGGTGCGGCAGGGGCGATCGCACTCGCCTCCGGAATGGCCGCCGTCTCCTATACGCTTTTAAATGTGGCAGGAAAGGGAGGGCACATTTTAACAACAGCCCGACTTTACGGAGGAACCGTTGACAGCTTCGGACATCTGCTGCCGGATCTGGGAATACAAATCGACATTGTGGAAAACCCCGATGATACGGAGGAATTCCGCAAAAAGCTGACGCCGGATACGAAGGCGATTTTCATTGAAAGTCTGACCAATCCCTTTGCGACGATTCCAGATTTTGAAGTGATAGCGCAAATAGCTCATTCTCACAAAATTCCACTAATAGTAGATAATACCCTCGCAACGCCTTATTTGTTCAATCCTTTTACTTATGGAGCGGACATAGTAGTTTATTCAGCAACAAAAGCATTTTCCGGCCATGGAAATGTAATTGCCGGAGTTGTGGTAGAAAGCGGCAAATTCAATTATGATAACGGCAACTTTCCACATTTTGAGAAGCCTCTATGGTTTTTGCGGGATGGTCAGGGGAAGGAGAGGAGCATTCTTCAAGTCTTTCCCGATATTCCATTTACCGGAAGGCTGCGGGCGGTGCATCTGAATTATCTTGGTGCTGCACTTAGTCCTTTTGATGCCTATCTTGTCTTGCTGGGTCTGGAGACTATTTCGGAAAGAGTGGATAAACAGGTGTCAAATACCAGGGCCGTTTTACAATATCTGGAGAAAACGGAATATGTGAGCTGGGTCCGCTATCCTTATGCCGAAGGAAATCCATACAAAATACTGGCAGATCGTTATTTTCCCAAAGGTGCAGGCTCCGTTTTATCCTTTGGTTTCCGGGGAACAGATGAACAGAAAAGAAAATTTCTGGCATCTACCAAGATATTCGGATATCAGGCCAACATCGGCGATGCGCGTTCGCTCATTATCAATCCGGCGGAAACGACTCATGTGGAGCTGACGCAGGAGCAAAGGGAGCTTGTCGGACTAGGCTCCGAAACTATTCGCTTGTCTTTGGGACTTGAAAGTGCTGCGGATTTGATTGCGGACTTGGAACAGGCGTTTATAGTGGCGTTTGAACTGGGAACAGCAGTTGAGGATGAAGAAAATGAATGA
- a CDS encoding ABC transporter ATP-binding protein yields the protein MALEVKSLTKEYTRGRKIFRAVNHVSFTVCRGDFVNIVGRSGSGKSTLINMLACLLTPTEGSIEIDGLNVGDLQDKAASAYRNSKIGYISQGQSTLASLNVLDNVRVPFYLSKREGSPEKEARFLLERTGISHLADTYPKHLSGGEVKRIAIARALINQPDYVIADEPTSDLDVRTAAEIMKLFKEIAETGTAVVMVTHDLEALEYGNRTFVMEEGRLTERTIDGSLVG from the coding sequence ATGGCATTAGAGGTAAAATCGCTTACAAAAGAGTATACGAGAGGCCGGAAAATATTCCGGGCGGTAAATCATGTAAGCTTTACCGTTTGTCGGGGAGATTTCGTCAATATTGTCGGCCGCTCCGGCAGCGGGAAAAGTACCCTGATCAACATGCTGGCCTGCCTGCTGACCCCTACCGAGGGAAGCATAGAGATAGATGGGTTGAATGTAGGGGATCTGCAAGACAAAGCGGCCAGTGCTTACCGGAATTCGAAAATAGGATACATATCTCAGGGACAGAGCACGCTGGCGAGCCTTAATGTGCTGGATAACGTAAGAGTACCCTTCTATTTGTCCAAAAGAGAGGGGAGCCCGGAAAAGGAAGCTCGTTTTCTGTTGGAACGGACGGGAATTTCTCATTTGGCGGATACCTATCCTAAGCATCTCTCAGGAGGAGAAGTAAAGCGAATTGCAATAGCAAGAGCGCTGATCAACCAGCCGGACTATGTGATCGCCGATGAACCGACCAGCGATCTGGATGTACGCACTGCTGCAGAAATCATGAAGCTGTTTAAAGAGATTGCGGAAACAGGAACGGCAGTTGTAATGGTAACTCATGATCTGGAGGCTTTAGAATATGGGAACCGCACCTTTGTCATGGAAGAGGGAAGGCTGACTGAGCGCACGATAGATGGCAGCTTAGTTGGATAA
- a CDS encoding ABC transporter permease, producing the protein MKSKPLTTIRLSVHNLQRNPFRTACLIFIVMLLSFTTFGGSLMSQSLRNGLGSLKERLGADLAVVPLDHEADYEGILLSGEPEKFYFDQSIEEQIEKVEGIDKVSSQFFISTLAAACCSVPVQVIGFDPDTDFVIQPWIAKVYREQIGDGQIIAGSDIVLNDTGTLQFFDDTYQVVAQLEKTSTGMDYSVYANMNTIKMLVAGARAAGMNLSVDVYGTDVDRSVSTVLVKIKEGYDADEVTTNIRRQISGISIVKSQNVFASTANNMDVLLTFIHAITLLLWLLAVFLLAAMFLAITNGRKKELALLRSVGATRGKICGIVLMEAFTISVMGGLLGTAAAVLILFPFSTYTRERLGLPYLLPNAAITLRLLGMSLLLSFAAGPLAAAYAAVKGSRAEVYASIREGG; encoded by the coding sequence ATGAAAAGCAAACCGCTGACGACGATAAGGCTGTCCGTTCATAATCTGCAAAGAAATCCCTTTCGAACAGCCTGTCTCATTTTTATCGTAATGCTTCTTTCATTTACCACCTTCGGAGGCTCCCTGATGTCTCAGAGCCTAAGAAATGGGCTGGGAAGCTTAAAGGAGCGTCTGGGAGCTGATCTGGCAGTAGTTCCGCTGGATCATGAAGCGGATTATGAAGGAATCCTCTTGTCAGGAGAGCCGGAAAAATTTTATTTCGATCAATCGATAGAAGAGCAGATAGAAAAAGTTGAAGGAATCGATAAGGTTTCCTCACAATTTTTTATTTCGACCCTTGCGGCGGCATGCTGCTCCGTACCCGTTCAGGTGATAGGCTTCGATCCCGATACGGACTTTGTTATACAGCCGTGGATTGCCAAGGTATACCGGGAGCAAATAGGAGACGGACAGATCATTGCGGGCAGCGATATTGTTTTGAATGATACAGGAACCCTGCAGTTTTTTGACGACACCTATCAGGTCGTGGCTCAGCTTGAAAAGACCTCAACCGGTATGGATTATTCGGTATATGCCAATATGAATACCATAAAAATGCTGGTTGCAGGGGCAAGAGCCGCAGGTATGAATCTAAGTGTGGATGTTTATGGTACGGATGTGGACCGCTCGGTTTCTACCGTACTTGTAAAAATAAAAGAGGGTTACGACGCAGATGAAGTTACCACGAATATACGCCGGCAGATTTCGGGAATCAGCATAGTGAAATCGCAAAATGTATTTGCCTCCACTGCAAATAACATGGATGTTCTTCTAACCTTTATCCATGCGATTACCCTTCTGCTCTGGCTGTTAGCGGTATTTCTTCTGGCAGCGATGTTCCTGGCAATAACAAATGGAAGGAAAAAAGAGCTGGCTCTCTTACGGTCGGTGGGGGCGACGAGAGGAAAAATATGCGGGATTGTGCTTATGGAGGCTTTTACTATAAGCGTAATGGGAGGATTGCTTGGAACGGCAGCCGCCGTTCTCATCCTGTTTCCGTTCAGTACTTATACGAGAGAAAGGCTGGGGCTGCCATATTTGCTCCCGAATGCGGCCATAACGCTTCGCCTGTTAGGAATGAGCCTTCTTCTGTCCTTTGCTGCAGGACCGCTTGCGGCGGCATATGCGGCGGTAAAAGGAAGCCGGGCAGAGGTATACGCCTCTATCAGGGAGGGCGGGTAG
- a CDS encoding DUF4418 family protein, with the protein MISIKFAGYEKGTIIVMRNRVVFGILTIVIGLLIALGPQTIFPVCGVHEYSEETMKCFWTARAELGAGILISLSGLFAALTDSVRIRLGLTAAVLLNGILALLLPTVLIGVCGSTRMTCRALSLPALSVLSGLLIAIAIINGVYLNRMNKKGTKDHEKQTADDDKAVRS; encoded by the coding sequence ATGATTAGTATAAAGTTCGCAGGCTATGAGAAAGGAACGATTATTGTTATGAGGAACAGAGTAGTGTTTGGAATACTAACTATTGTAATAGGCCTTCTTATCGCATTGGGACCACAGACTATTTTTCCGGTTTGCGGAGTACATGAATATTCTGAAGAGACGATGAAATGCTTTTGGACCGCACGGGCTGAGCTCGGGGCAGGTATTTTGATTTCACTATCAGGCCTTTTTGCTGCTTTGACAGACAGTGTCCGGATACGGCTCGGCTTAACTGCTGCAGTTTTACTTAACGGGATTCTGGCGCTATTGTTACCTACGGTTCTAATAGGTGTATGCGGCAGCACCCGTATGACCTGCCGTGCGCTGTCGTTGCCTGCACTTTCCGTTTTGAGCGGGCTTCTCATAGCGATAGCCATAATCAATGGGGTTTACCTGAATCGTATGAATAAGAAAGGGACAAAAGATCATGAAAAGCAAACCGCTGACGACGATAAGGCTGTCCGTTCATAA
- a CDS encoding cysteine synthase family protein has product MSLYHSMQELIGHTPLVGLKNLGFPDEFQVYAKLELYNPAGSVKDRIGKYMIEDARKRNVLKPGDTIIEATAGNTGIGIAFAALNQGYRLIFTVPEKFSQEKQTLLRALGAEIINTPLDDGMAGAIKRADELRAEIPNSVTLEQFKNASNPQAHYETTGPEIYADLDGDIDYVIAGAGSGGTFSGILKYLKERNPGVKGVLADPEGSTIGGGEHANYEIEGIGNDFIADTMDMSLVDKVIKINDAEAFAEVKNIARYEGIFAGSSSGAALAAARKLAKEVPSGKIVVIFPDRGDRYFGKHIYD; this is encoded by the coding sequence ATGAGTTTATACCACTCCATGCAGGAATTGATCGGTCATACTCCGCTAGTCGGATTGAAGAATCTGGGATTTCCCGACGAGTTTCAGGTTTATGCGAAACTGGAGCTTTATAATCCCGCAGGAAGCGTTAAGGACAGAATCGGAAAATATATGATCGAGGACGCCAGAAAGCGGAATGTACTTAAGCCCGGCGATACAATTATCGAGGCTACTGCCGGAAATACCGGAATCGGCATCGCATTTGCAGCTCTCAATCAGGGCTACCGGCTGATTTTTACCGTTCCGGAAAAGTTTTCACAGGAAAAACAGACCTTGTTACGGGCGCTGGGAGCGGAGATTATAAATACGCCGTTGGATGATGGAATGGCAGGAGCCATTAAACGGGCGGATGAGCTTCGCGCAGAGATTCCGAATTCGGTAACCCTTGAGCAATTTAAGAACGCAAGCAATCCTCAGGCTCACTATGAAACTACCGGACCGGAGATTTATGCGGATTTGGACGGAGATATCGATTATGTCATTGCAGGTGCGGGAAGCGGAGGCACCTTTTCGGGAATCCTGAAATACCTAAAGGAACGCAACCCCGGAGTAAAAGGCGTACTGGCGGATCCTGAAGGGTCTACGATTGGAGGAGGCGAGCACGCGAATTATGAGATCGAGGGAATCGGCAATGATTTTATCGCCGATACGATGGATATGAGCCTTGTGGATAAAGTAATTAAAATAAACGACGCCGAGGCTTTTGCGGAGGTTAAGAATATAGCCAGATACGAAGGTATTTTTGCCGGCTCCTCATCAGGAGCGGCGCTGGCGGCGGCAAGAAAACTGGCGAAAGAAGTGCCCTCCGGAAAAATCGTTGTAATCTTTCCGGACAGAGGAGACCGTTATTTCGGCAAGCATATCTATGATTAG
- a CDS encoding PLP-dependent aspartate aminotransferase family protein, which produces MKNYEYIESALVHGGIYGDERTGAVNTPVYQTSTYMQDGLGKNRGYEYSRTGNPTREALESLIAELEGGRAGFAFASGMAATTAVLSLFQSGDKIVISSNVYGGTFRVLDKIFQRFGFQYAIADTTDLDAFEEALTPEVKAVLIESPANPLLTVTDISAIAKIAKRKGALLIVDNTFMTPYLQRPLEHGADIVLHSATKYLGGHSDLIAGLAVVKTKELAERLHFVQNATGGVLQPFDSFLLIRSIKTLSVRMDRHVRNAVELARFLREHKAVKAVYYPGLPDAQGYEINKRQAKSGGAMISFELHEDYDIRKFFEELKIIALAESLGGVESLVCHPASMTHASIPKEIREKVGITDGLIRLSVGIENVKDLSRDLQVAIERAKL; this is translated from the coding sequence TTGAAGAATTATGAATATATCGAATCCGCCCTGGTTCACGGCGGGATATATGGAGATGAGCGCACCGGCGCAGTAAACACTCCGGTATATCAGACATCCACCTATATGCAGGACGGATTGGGTAAAAACAGAGGATATGAATATTCCCGCACGGGCAATCCTACCAGAGAGGCGCTGGAATCTCTTATCGCTGAGCTGGAAGGCGGAAGAGCAGGCTTTGCTTTCGCCTCCGGCATGGCGGCTACCACCGCAGTGCTCAGTCTTTTTCAAAGCGGCGATAAGATAGTGATATCCAGCAATGTCTACGGGGGTACCTTCCGCGTACTCGATAAAATATTTCAACGGTTCGGCTTTCAGTATGCCATTGCGGACACCACCGATCTGGATGCGTTTGAGGAAGCGCTCACCCCTGAGGTAAAAGCTGTCTTAATCGAAAGCCCGGCCAATCCTCTTCTGACAGTAACGGATATTTCCGCCATAGCCAAAATAGCAAAAAGAAAAGGAGCGCTGCTCATCGTAGACAATACCTTTATGACGCCGTACCTTCAGCGCCCCTTAGAGCATGGAGCGGATATTGTCCTCCATTCGGCAACAAAGTATCTGGGAGGGCACAGCGATTTGATCGCAGGCCTGGCCGTAGTTAAGACAAAAGAGCTGGCTGAACGGCTCCACTTCGTACAAAACGCCACGGGCGGAGTGTTACAGCCCTTTGATTCCTTCCTGTTAATTCGAAGCATCAAGACTTTGAGCGTCCGAATGGACCGTCATGTGAGAAATGCCGTAGAACTGGCGAGGTTCTTAAGAGAGCATAAGGCGGTAAAGGCGGTATATTACCCGGGGCTTCCCGATGCACAGGGCTATGAGATCAACAAGAGGCAGGCCAAAAGCGGTGGAGCCATGATTTCCTTCGAGCTTCATGAGGACTATGATATCCGTAAATTTTTTGAAGAGCTGAAAATCATCGCACTGGCGGAAAGTCTGGGCGGTGTAGAGTCCCTTGTCTGCCATCCGGCAAGCATGACCCACGCTTCGATTCCAAAGGAAATCAGGGAAAAGGTTGGGATAACGGACGGCCTTATCCGGCTTTCCGTAGGCATTGAAAATGTCAAGGACTTAAGCCGGGATTTACAAGTCGCCATAGAGAGGGCAAAATTATGA